One segment of Belonocnema kinseyi isolate 2016_QV_RU_SX_M_011 chromosome 7, B_treatae_v1, whole genome shotgun sequence DNA contains the following:
- the LOC117177010 gene encoding dnaJ homolog subfamily C member 24-like yields MSEKDYYEVLGCHEEASHEDIKRVYREQALKNHPDKMKDSKQSAEKFHQIQEAWEILGDSDSRRIYDAERKQAQLEAESILLFARITSDELYSKNGSFAYQCRCGSEYIVDKKDLEIYEQLTVACDECTFSIFIEVNKTTNLTSQDSTGT; encoded by the coding sequence ATGAGTGAAAAAGATTATTATGAAGTTCTCGGATGTCATGAAGAAGCATCTCACGAGGACATAAAACGTGTTTATCGCGAGCAAGCTTTGAAGAATCACCCGGATAAAATGAAAGATTCCAAACAAAGTGCCGAGAAATTTCATCAAATCCAGGAAGCCTGGGAAATTTTGGGTGACTCTGACAGCAGGAGAATATACGATGCAGAACGTAAGCAAGCTCAATTGGAAGCGGAAAGCATTCTCTTGTTTGCGAGAATAACTTCCGATGAACTTTATTCTAAAAATGGAAGTTTTGCCTATCAGTGCCGATGCGGCAGTGAATATATCGTTGACAAAAAGGACTTGGAGATTTACGAACAATTAACAGTAGCGTGTGACGAATGCacgttttctatttttattgaagtTAATAAAACAACGAATCTAACCTCTCAAGATTCCACTGGAACGTGA